The proteins below are encoded in one region of Mesotoga sp. Brook.08.105.5.1:
- a CDS encoding ROK family protein, whose translation MSVDVGLATTIVARVDLSMNVTDKCEIGTSESPEKFACELVDCISDLCDKENELPSYLVISVPGLVRGDLRTAINVPLLHWTDLVLAELVESRLKLKGLDSPVMSNNDAKLRVLAEVALKRDIPDDFANIVYALVKEGVGIGLFINGSIYVGSNHIAGEFGYMSIDRNGPECSCGRKGCWLTMVGSRELDDLVISERLDDYIESFSIGLMNIVNGLYPDLVVISGALEEYRDSVLPALKTKLKNSALFELSSMEIVKSAFDDREGPIFGGALMGLRKYLNIETGVL comes from the coding sequence ATTTCGGTTGATGTCGGACTCGCAACAACTATAGTCGCCAGAGTCGATCTTTCAATGAATGTCACAGACAAGTGCGAAATCGGAACATCCGAGAGCCCGGAGAAATTCGCTTGCGAATTAGTGGACTGCATTTCAGATCTTTGCGACAAAGAAAACGAGCTTCCTTCGTATTTGGTGATCTCTGTACCGGGTCTTGTTCGCGGTGATTTGAGAACTGCAATTAATGTTCCCTTGCTCCATTGGACCGACCTCGTACTTGCAGAACTCGTTGAGAGCCGACTTAAGCTGAAAGGGCTAGATTCTCCGGTAATGAGCAACAACGATGCAAAACTGAGAGTTCTCGCTGAGGTAGCTCTTAAAAGGGACATTCCTGATGATTTTGCGAACATAGTTTACGCTCTTGTTAAGGAAGGAGTCGGAATTGGACTGTTCATCAACGGCAGTATATATGTTGGAAGTAATCATATTGCTGGCGAATTTGGGTACATGTCTATCGATCGAAACGGACCGGAATGTTCATGTGGAAGAAAGGGCTGTTGGCTTACTATGGTTGGCTCGAGAGAACTTGATGATCTCGTTATAAGTGAAAGACTTGATGATTACATCGAATCCTTCTCGATCGGTCTCATGAATATCGTAAACGGTCTTTATCCAGATCTGGTTGTAATTAGCGGTGCCCTTGAAGAATACCGGGACAGCGTTTTGCCTGCCCTGAAAACAAAACTGAAGAACAGCGCGCTCTTCGAACTGTCCTCGATGGAGATCGTTAAATCTGCTTTTGATGACAGAGAGGGCCCCATTTTTGGAGGGGCGTTGATGGGTTTGAGGAAGTATCTAAACATAGAAACGGGCGTTTTATAG
- the gltA gene encoding NADPH-dependent glutamate synthase produces MPEKFKVKMRELDPLERVNNFEEVALGYTKEEAIAEANRCLQCKHKPCVSGCPVGIDIPGFIKALREGDIEKSTKILKDANNLPAICGRVCPQEKQCELACVVGRIPGSEPVAIGRLERFVADQNISLETAVKPSVNKRVAVIGAGPAGLTVAADLAKEGFSVTVFEAFHTAGGVLVYGIPEFRLPKEIVAKEVEFVKGLGVEFRFNQIVGRTIPFEEIKNEFDAVFIGIGAGAPRFMGIPGSNHNNIFSSSEYLTRTNLMKAYLFPRYDTPVKIKDRVAVIGAGNVTMDAARTAKRLGAKEVHVVYRRSEEEMPARIEEYHHAVEEGIVFHWLTLPVEYEGDINNNVTGMKCVKMTLGEPDDSGRRRPIQIEGSEFIMEVDMVIEAIGQTPNAILKAGFPEVRLNRWGSIDADEASGKVDEGIYAGGDIVTGSATVIEAMGAGKRSARAIKAYLLRK; encoded by the coding sequence ATGCCTGAGAAATTCAAAGTTAAGATGAGAGAGTTAGATCCTTTAGAGAGAGTCAACAACTTCGAGGAGGTTGCCCTTGGCTACACCAAGGAAGAGGCAATTGCAGAGGCAAACAGATGTCTCCAGTGCAAGCACAAACCCTGTGTGAGCGGCTGTCCGGTGGGAATAGATATCCCCGGTTTCATCAAAGCACTGAGAGAGGGTGACATCGAGAAGAGCACAAAGATTTTGAAAGATGCCAACAACCTCCCAGCAATCTGCGGAAGAGTCTGCCCTCAGGAAAAGCAGTGTGAGCTTGCCTGCGTAGTGGGCAGGATCCCGGGCAGTGAACCTGTCGCAATCGGGAGACTGGAGAGATTCGTCGCCGACCAGAATATATCTCTCGAAACTGCCGTAAAACCGTCCGTAAACAAAAGAGTTGCCGTCATCGGTGCAGGTCCGGCCGGTCTAACGGTCGCAGCCGATCTCGCGAAAGAGGGTTTTTCGGTTACGGTCTTCGAAGCCTTCCATACTGCGGGAGGTGTGCTTGTTTATGGTATTCCCGAGTTCAGGCTTCCCAAAGAGATCGTTGCAAAGGAAGTTGAATTTGTGAAGGGCCTGGGAGTTGAATTCCGTTTCAATCAGATTGTAGGCCGAACGATTCCATTCGAAGAGATAAAAAACGAATTTGATGCAGTTTTCATTGGTATCGGGGCGGGCGCTCCTAGATTCATGGGAATACCGGGATCGAATCACAACAACATATTCTCCTCTTCCGAATACCTCACGAGGACCAACCTTATGAAAGCCTATCTCTTTCCAAGGTACGACACGCCTGTCAAGATAAAGGACAGGGTAGCCGTGATAGGGGCAGGAAATGTCACAATGGATGCGGCAAGGACGGCCAAAAGACTTGGAGCCAAAGAGGTTCATGTGGTCTACAGGAGAAGCGAAGAAGAAATGCCTGCAAGAATAGAGGAGTACCACCATGCCGTTGAAGAGGGGATAGTGTTTCACTGGCTGACCCTTCCCGTTGAGTACGAAGGGGACATAAACAACAACGTCACTGGAATGAAGTGCGTTAAGATGACTTTGGGTGAACCGGATGATTCGGGGAGAAGAAGGCCGATACAAATTGAGGGATCGGAATTCATCATGGAAGTGGATATGGTCATCGAAGCGATCGGGCAGACTCCAAACGCCATTCTGAAAGCCGGTTTTCCAGAGGTGAGACTGAATAGATGGGGCAGTATCGATGCCGATGAAGCCAGCGGCAAAGTCGATGAAGGCATCTACGCCGGCGGAGACATCGTGACCGGTTCCGCTACCGTTATAGAAGCCATGGGAGCAGGAAAGCGTTCTGCGAGAGCAATTAAGGCGTACTTGTTGCGCAAGTGA
- a CDS encoding HAMP domain-containing sensor histidine kinase: protein MRAWSLSDKLWLLFATVLAILFLLLGIVFRWSIRDFFTTEAYRTIEYAQEVKLIELQGGFIPFEDIDTNSFKNARDVGHIVVFDREFDLIDNYLHRFRTQEDTEKVSSPTTTSKGIVISGTIVPEILPVIDSIRANAEVQNTSSERYEARLNNRSLFYVVRSGQLSGRDVTMISYMWDTYKNTLSSTLLSRLLLVMAIMTVVSLIVIIVFSRYMTKPLKRLSEDVRMISKRNWDKPIALNRSDEIGELADSIENMRRSLSEQDKEQQSMLQFISHELKTPVMVIRSYAQAIKDGIYPGGDLNSAIDVIDREIQRMDLRVKDLLFITRLEYLSRHNLETEEVNLSELIEDTVGRFSFQRDDIDWNLNLRNITEQINEEQMAIAIENILSNQIRYARNTIEVTMEVNEKEENVVIRFANDGERIEEERLATLFKPFIKGVGGENGLGLSITRRILELHGGTIFVKNEESAVATIVELPIKSI, encoded by the coding sequence ATGAGGGCCTGGAGCTTATCTGACAAGCTTTGGCTACTGTTTGCCACCGTTCTCGCGATTTTGTTTCTCCTCTTGGGAATCGTCTTTAGATGGTCGATAAGAGACTTCTTCACCACCGAGGCGTACAGGACCATTGAGTACGCCCAGGAAGTCAAGCTGATAGAGTTACAGGGAGGATTCATTCCTTTTGAAGACATTGACACGAACAGCTTTAAAAATGCTAGAGACGTTGGACATATAGTCGTTTTCGACAGAGAGTTTGACCTCATAGACAATTATCTGCATAGATTCAGGACACAGGAAGATACTGAGAAAGTCTCTTCGCCGACTACAACTTCGAAGGGAATTGTAATCAGCGGAACGATAGTGCCTGAGATTCTGCCTGTGATTGATTCTATAAGAGCTAATGCGGAGGTTCAAAACACATCGTCAGAGAGGTATGAAGCCAGGTTGAACAACAGGAGTCTCTTCTACGTCGTTCGGTCCGGTCAACTTTCGGGAAGAGATGTCACAATGATTTCCTATATGTGGGATACCTACAAGAACACTCTTTCATCGACGTTGCTCTCAAGACTATTGCTGGTGATGGCAATAATGACCGTGGTAAGTCTGATAGTCATCATCGTTTTCTCAAGATATATGACTAAACCTCTTAAGAGACTCTCCGAAGACGTAAGAATGATATCCAAGAGAAACTGGGATAAGCCGATTGCTTTGAACAGAAGCGACGAAATCGGAGAGCTTGCCGATTCAATTGAAAACATGAGAAGGAGTCTTAGCGAGCAGGACAAAGAGCAGCAGTCTATGCTCCAGTTTATCTCGCACGAGCTGAAAACACCTGTAATGGTTATCAGGAGTTACGCGCAGGCAATAAAAGACGGTATCTATCCTGGTGGGGATCTAAATAGCGCGATAGATGTTATTGACAGAGAGATTCAGAGAATGGATCTGAGAGTGAAGGATCTACTGTTTATCACCAGACTGGAGTATCTGTCGCGTCACAACCTGGAGACGGAAGAGGTCAATCTTTCGGAACTGATTGAAGATACCGTCGGGCGCTTTTCTTTCCAGAGAGACGACATAGACTGGAACCTGAACCTGAGAAATATCACTGAGCAAATAAACGAAGAGCAAATGGCAATAGCGATAGAGAACATTCTTTCCAATCAGATCCGCTATGCAAGAAATACGATAGAGGTCACAATGGAAGTCAATGAAAAAGAAGAGAACGTGGTTATCCGCTTCGCAAACGATGGTGAAAGAATCGAAGAAGAAAGACTGGCCACGCTTTTCAAACCATTCATCAAAGGAGTCGGCGGCGAAAATGGACTTGGGCTGAGCATAACGAGAAGGATACTCGAGTTGCATGGAGGAACGATCTTCGTGAAGAACGAAGAATCGGCAGTGGCAACAATCGTTGAATTGCCTATTAAGAGCATCTAA
- a CDS encoding sulfide/dihydroorotate dehydrogenase-like FAD/NAD-binding protein, with protein sequence MFTVLSKERISPDTFDIWLSHPEIYKYAKPGQFLIVRIDKYGERIPLTIASTDKGRVRVIVKAVGKSTYKLCSLSEGESVADIVGPLGNPSEIEKIGTVCVVGGGVGIAPLFPITRALKEAGNEVIGILGAAKKEQLIMLNEFRPFLDRLYITTDDGSLGSKGTVTNPLKEVIKDHPPASIWAIGPMVMMKFVSLLASQNDIRCWVSLNPIMVDGTGMCGACRAEVGGEMKFACVHGPEFDGRSVNWDELIKRQYQYREEEQIALEEYIRESGEINA encoded by the coding sequence ATGTTCACAGTACTCTCAAAAGAGCGAATTTCGCCGGATACCTTTGATATCTGGCTTTCTCATCCCGAGATCTATAAATACGCGAAGCCCGGCCAGTTCCTGATAGTAAGGATAGACAAATACGGTGAGAGAATTCCTCTCACAATTGCGTCAACCGATAAAGGAAGGGTAAGAGTTATTGTGAAGGCCGTGGGCAAGAGTACCTACAAGCTATGCTCTTTGAGCGAGGGCGAATCAGTTGCGGATATCGTAGGCCCGCTAGGAAATCCCAGCGAGATAGAAAAGATTGGAACGGTCTGTGTAGTGGGCGGTGGTGTTGGCATTGCACCGTTGTTTCCTATTACCAGGGCACTGAAAGAGGCAGGAAATGAGGTTATAGGAATACTGGGCGCTGCAAAGAAGGAGCAGCTTATAATGCTGAATGAATTCAGACCATTTCTTGACAGGCTGTACATCACGACCGACGACGGTTCCCTTGGTTCAAAAGGAACGGTAACAAATCCTCTTAAGGAAGTTATCAAGGATCACCCACCAGCTTCAATCTGGGCAATAGGGCCCATGGTAATGATGAAGTTTGTCTCGCTTCTAGCCTCCCAGAATGACATACGATGCTGGGTCTCACTTAATCCGATCATGGTAGATGGGACGGGAATGTGCGGAGCCTGCAGAGCAGAAGTAGGGGGCGAGATGAAGTTTGCCTGTGTTCACGGACCGGAATTTGACGGCAGGTCGGTCAACTGGGACGAGCTCATCAAGAGGCAGTATCAGTACCGAGAAGAGGAGCAGATTGCTCTTGAGGAGTACATACGTGAATCGGGTGAGATTAATGCCTGA